The following is a genomic window from Desulforegula conservatrix Mb1Pa.
AGACGAACAATTCTGCTTAAAGAGCCGGCTGAAAATATCTATTATCTTATCATGACCATTGTTGCCCTTCTTGTGGTTTTCTGTGCAATCTGGTTCGCATTCTACCTCGCAAAAACAATCACTACACCCATCATGGAGCTTGCTGAAGGAACCAAAAGGGTGGCAGAAGGTGATTTTAATTTCCAGATAGAGCCTGTGTCAGATGATGAAATCGGTGGCCTTGTGGATTCCTTTAACAGAATGACAAGGGAAATAGGCCTTGCCAGGGAGCAGCTTTCCCTAAGCAGCAGAATGCTTCATCAGCAGAACGCGGAAATTGAAGAGCGTCGCAGGTATATGGAGATAGTTCTTAAAAATGTTTCCGCAGGAGTCATTTCAATAGATCCGGTCGGGTTTGTCGCCACTGTAAATACTTCGGCCGAAAGAATGCTTGGAATAGCAAGCTCTGAAATTTTGAGAAGGGAGTACAGAATTCTTTTTCCGGATAACCCCGAATTTGAGGAAAAGATCAATCAGGCTATAAAATCTCCTGCCAAGGGTGTTGAGTTCCAGATGAATGTCATGGTAGGCGGGACTCCCAGAATTTTTATCGCCCATTGCAGCGCGCTTGCGGATGAATCAGGCAATCATCTTGGTATCGTAACAGTTCTTGATGATATTACGGAGCTTGAAAAAGCCCAGAGAATGGCTGCGTGGAGAGAGGTGGCAAAACGGATTGCCCACGAGGTAAAAAATCCATTGACCCCCTTAAGTCTTTCAGCCCAGAGATTGAGACGAAAATACCCTGAGATGCTTAATGAAAGCGTTTTTGATGAGTGCACCAGGACAATCATCACCCACGTCGATCTGATAAGGAATCTTGTAAACGAGTTTTCAACATACGCAAGGTTCCCGGCAGCTGTACTCCGGCCCTGTATACTTTCGGACATAATAACAGACACGGTTGCTCTGTATCATCAGAATTACAGCAATATAAATTTCATTCTTGAAATAAGTGAAGGTATTCCTGCCATTAATCTTGATCAGCAGCAGATAAAGCAGGCGTTGATAAACCTTTTTGAAAATGCAATTTCAGCGATGAATGGCACAGGAACCATATATATAATACATTCCTATGATCCTGTGACCAGAACAGCAAGACTCGACATAGAAGAT
Proteins encoded in this region:
- a CDS encoding sensor histidine kinase; amino-acid sequence: MEFENKIGNELKAEEEKKRKRELILIVVILSLVGLLTYVESRVVDFGSAFPISNTILMFILINVNLLLLLLLFFLVFRNLLKLYYDRKRKIAGAKLRTRLVIAFITLTLLPSIVLFFFSINFISKSIAFWFNIPIELVLENSFKSGQEFYNYIEKENAYVLDKIIKECKERPGADEDLRKDGTIAVFISKMLEEYGLDALEVYDASENRFAVTKGIMTQNIQIDSIPARALLKNSEKFDIWSIREEIGKYEIVRTTGAVYGKNDKKQLSGYIAVSTRLPIALSRSLSQVNQGMEEYRRTILLKEPAENIYYLIMTIVALLVVFCAIWFAFYLAKTITTPIMELAEGTKRVAEGDFNFQIEPVSDDEIGGLVDSFNRMTREIGLAREQLSLSSRMLHQQNAEIEERRRYMEIVLKNVSAGVISIDPVGFVATVNTSAERMLGIASSEILRREYRILFPDNPEFEEKINQAIKSPAKGVEFQMNVMVGGTPRIFIAHCSALADESGNHLGIVTVLDDITELEKAQRMAAWREVAKRIAHEVKNPLTPLSLSAQRLRRKYPEMLNESVFDECTRTIITHVDLIRNLVNEFSTYARFPAAVLRPCILSDIITDTVALYHQNYSNINFILEISEGIPAINLDQQQIKQALINLFENAISAMNGTGTIYIIHSYDPVTRTARLDIEDTGPGIPDSEKTRVFEPYYSTKRRGTGLGLTIVNSIVSDHKGVIRAQTGFHNGARFIMEFPV